One segment of Caloenas nicobarica isolate bCalNic1 unplaced genomic scaffold, bCalNic1.hap1 Scaffold_83, whole genome shotgun sequence DNA contains the following:
- the LOC136002935 gene encoding E3 ubiquitin-protein ligase RBBP6-like: MEMRNSSGVRSQKEPVSGTSKAIDDSPAPLSLAQLIKTANLAEAKASEEDKIKAMMIQSCWEYNPATYVKKPPPSYTCFRCGKPGHYIKNCPTKGDKTFEPVPRIKKSTGIPRSFLMEVEDPSTRGAMLTSTGKYAIPIINAEAYARGKKEKPPFLPAEPPSSSSNNDPVPEELLCLICKNITTDAVIIPCCGNSYCDECIRTALLESEEHKCPTCHRTDVSPDALVANKFLRQIVNNFRNGTGYTRRVHKQLGQQPPPLVTPPAALVTNAELSRSSSLSISTLSEEKASFTSRYTMIFGFQ, encoded by the exons ATGGAGATGAGGAACAGCTCTGGGGTCAG AAGTCAAAAGGAGCCAGTGAGCGGAACATCAAAAGCA ATCGATGACTCTCCTGCACCTCTTTCTCTGGCACAGCTTATTAAG ACGGCCAACCTGGCTGAAGCCAAAGCTtctgaagaagataaaataaaagccatgaTGATTCAGTCCTGCTGGGAATACAATCCAGCCAC TTACGTGAAGAAACCTCCACCATCGTACACTTGTTTCCGTTGCGGAAAACCCGGCCACTATATAAAGAACTGCCCGACAAAAGGG GACAAAACTTTTGAGCCTGTTCCCAGGATTAAAAAGAGCACAGGAATTCCCAGGAGTTTCCTGATGGAGGTGGAAGATCCCAGTACAAGGGGTGCGATGCTGACAAGCACCGGAAAATACGCAATACCGATTATTAATGC GGAAGCTTATgcgagagggaagaaggaaaaacctcCATTTTTACCAGCGGAaccgccctcctcctcctcaaacaACGACCCTGTTCCGGAGGAGTTGTTATGTCTCATTTGTAAAAACATTACGACCGATGCCGTCATTATTCCCTGTTGTGGAAACAGTTATTGTGATGAAT GTATCAGGACAGCGTTACTGGAATCTGAGGAACATAAATGCCCAACATGTCACCGGACGGATGTTTCTCCTGATGCTTTAGTTGCCAACAAGTTCCTACGCCAG ATTGTGAACAACTTCAGAAACGGAACTGGCTACACAAGAAGGGTCCATAAGCAGCTTGGGCAGCAGCCGCCACCACTCGTgacacctcctgctgctctggtgaCAAATGCGGAACTTTCAAGATCTTCCTCTCTGTCCATCAGCACTTTGTCAGAAGAGAAGGCAAGTTTTACTTCAAGATATACCAtgatttttggatttcagtag